In one window of bacterium DNA:
- a CDS encoding undecaprenyl-phosphate glucose phosphotransferase, protein MNRKTETILLLLIDLIMVNVAWTLYFEFRVRSQLFATPTEPAFFAPMIAIGLFWLLLFLFFGLYRPWYAESRFDEIVTIFKTVTAGVVLLFFLIFVDDTLTQDPSVSRLLILAYWAVLIFSLSFGRLAYRTVLKRLTLSGVVTRDALIIGSFQQSRELYDQVLQFPMLGFRIVGYVSTEPIEEKTRVPHLGSADDLEHILAQSSVQEVLVALPSSEHDRLLDIIGRCSAFNVKIKIRPDMYDIISGQARTNQIYGFPLIEITPTLMQPWERVVKRLLDIVVSLVVIVLGLPFWLLIAMMIKLSSKGPVFYMQERVGKNGRVFRMVKFRSMAADAEKHSGPRWADKDDPRVTTIGRILRRMHLDEVPQFLNILEGSMSLVGPRPERPFFVEKFIQEIPLYRRRLNVRPGLTGWAQVKHRYDASMEDVRQKLRFDLFYIENMSIRMDIKILIHTFFRMITAKGQA, encoded by the coding sequence CTGAACCGGAAGACTGAGACCATACTGCTGCTGCTGATTGACCTGATCATGGTGAATGTGGCGTGGACGCTGTATTTCGAGTTTCGGGTGCGGTCGCAGCTGTTTGCGACGCCGACGGAACCGGCGTTCTTCGCGCCGATGATCGCGATCGGACTGTTCTGGCTGCTGCTCTTTCTGTTTTTCGGATTGTATCGTCCATGGTACGCGGAGTCGCGCTTTGATGAGATCGTGACCATTTTCAAAACGGTCACGGCGGGCGTGGTGCTGCTGTTCTTCCTCATTTTCGTGGATGATACGCTGACGCAGGATCCGAGCGTCTCACGCCTGCTCATCCTGGCGTACTGGGCGGTGCTCATTTTCTCCCTGAGTTTCGGACGGCTCGCATACCGCACGGTGCTCAAACGCCTGACACTGTCGGGCGTGGTCACGCGAGATGCCTTGATCATCGGGAGTTTCCAGCAGAGTCGTGAGCTGTATGACCAGGTGCTGCAATTCCCCATGCTGGGCTTTCGCATCGTCGGGTATGTCAGCACCGAACCTATCGAGGAGAAAACGCGCGTGCCGCATCTGGGCAGTGCCGACGACCTGGAACACATACTCGCACAGAGCAGTGTGCAGGAAGTGCTCGTCGCCCTGCCATCGTCGGAGCACGACAGGCTGCTCGACATCATCGGACGCTGCAGCGCCTTCAATGTGAAAATCAAGATTCGTCCCGACATGTACGACATTATCTCCGGGCAGGCAAGGACGAATCAGATATACGGCTTCCCGCTCATCGAGATCACTCCTACCCTGATGCAGCCGTGGGAGCGCGTGGTCAAACGTCTGCTCGACATTGTCGTGTCGCTGGTGGTGATTGTGCTGGGACTCCCGTTCTGGCTGCTGATCGCAATGATGATCAAGCTGAGCAGCAAGGGACCGGTGTTTTACATGCAGGAGCGTGTCGGGAAAAACGGCCGCGTGTTTCGCATGGTGAAATTCCGTTCCATGGCGGCTGACGCCGAAAAGCACTCGGGTCCCCGCTGGGCGGACAAAGACGACCCCCGTGTTACGACCATCGGACGCATCCTGCGACGCATGCATCTCGACGAAGTGCCACAGTTCCTGAACATCCTCGAAGGCAGCATGAGTCTGGTGGGTCCTCGTCCCGAACGCCCCTTTTTCGTTGAAAAATTCATCCAGGAAATCCCCCTCTACCGCCGTCGCCTCAACGTACGTCCCGGACTCACAGGCTGGGCCCAGGTCAAGCACCGCTACGACGCCAGCATGGAGGATGTCCGCCAGAAACTCCGCTTCGATCTCTTCTACATCGAAAACATGTCTATTCGCATGGATATAAAAATTCTCATCCACACGTTTTTCCGCATGATCACCGCGAAGGGGCAGGCATGA
- a CDS encoding capsule assembly Wzi family protein, translating to MRCSLGLRPRSRGCSVTLRVPERGSLATLDAGVLRTLELRCAERSSRAPKADTRSDAEGGGTHAAPRIAGRLTHLLILALLALAVMLPQTARAQAEHVDITHPVYHFLQRMELRGAIEGYSRAMLPLERKQVTAFVRELQGSTVRMSGAERALLARFVDEFVAEDDGTQDAYVLFETSPGDVVPDFFDDREKFLYRWRCEDGTSRFFAEFLGSLEYRTLHGDDQASNVTLGTIGGRFRGTMGGTVGFSLMATNGTAAGNRSLALNDASLKRNFNFADLDKDFFDFAEAYITASWDWGAVSLGREKRLVGNGISNQLLLSTNAQPFDALQFTAHAGNLRFLFLHGFLLSEKQLIEGGSRPFFDSKYVAMHRVEADIASAVRLGVFEAVVYSQREVDPAYLNPINFYKSAEHAGGDRDNPMLGFDLATLFIPGSQLYGSWLIDDIDFTLWGSEWWGNKFIWQGGVLNSSLLPNTDIGVEYTRIEPYVYTHRLAGNQYTHNGDALGLELAPNSDEWYLSLRHWLSAELWLQLELHRRRHGRNEVDADGAILVNHGGDIYESLDYARDSQTAPFLDGPLDQSTILSLTLRYEPVRNLILRSTLRYRDITSELDGDKSDVYGALLLAVEL from the coding sequence ATGAGGTGTTCGCTCGGACTTCGTCCTCGCTCACGCGGCTGTTCCGTCACGCTTCGCGTTCCGGAACGCGGGAGTCTCGCTACGCTCGACGCGGGAGTGCTTCGCACGCTTGAGCTCCGCTGCGCGGAGCGCTCTTCACGCGCGCCGAAGGCGGACACGCGTTCCGACGCCGAAGGCGGAGGAACTCACGCGGCTCCCCGCATTGCGGGGAGGCTCACGCACCTTCTGATTCTGGCGTTGCTCGCACTTGCGGTCATGCTGCCGCAGACCGCGAGGGCTCAGGCCGAACACGTCGACATCACGCATCCCGTGTATCATTTTCTGCAGAGGATGGAGCTGAGGGGAGCGATTGAGGGGTATTCGCGGGCGATGCTGCCGCTGGAGCGGAAACAGGTGACGGCGTTTGTGCGGGAACTGCAGGGGAGTACGGTGCGAATGAGCGGGGCGGAGCGAGCGCTGCTCGCACGCTTTGTGGATGAGTTCGTGGCCGAGGATGACGGGACGCAGGATGCGTACGTGCTGTTTGAAACGTCCCCCGGTGACGTTGTTCCGGACTTTTTCGATGACCGGGAGAAATTCCTCTACCGCTGGCGCTGCGAGGATGGGACTTCCCGCTTTTTCGCGGAATTCCTGGGTTCACTCGAATACCGCACGCTGCACGGGGACGATCAGGCTTCCAATGTCACACTCGGGACGATTGGTGGACGTTTCCGCGGCACGATGGGCGGCACAGTGGGCTTCAGCCTGATGGCGACCAACGGCACGGCGGCGGGAAATCGCTCGCTTGCGCTGAACGACGCTTCGCTCAAGCGGAATTTCAATTTTGCGGACCTGGACAAGGATTTCTTCGACTTCGCGGAGGCCTATATCACGGCGAGTTGGGACTGGGGGGCTGTTTCCCTCGGACGCGAAAAGCGTCTCGTCGGCAATGGCATATCCAACCAGCTGCTGCTTTCCACCAACGCCCAGCCTTTCGACGCGCTGCAGTTTACCGCGCATGCGGGCAACCTGCGCTTTCTCTTCCTCCACGGCTTTCTGCTTTCCGAGAAGCAGCTGATCGAGGGCGGCTCGCGTCCTTTCTTCGACAGCAAGTACGTGGCCATGCATCGCGTGGAAGCCGACATCGCCTCGGCCGTGCGCCTTGGCGTCTTCGAAGCCGTCGTGTATTCGCAGCGCGAAGTGGATCCCGCGTATCTGAATCCCATCAATTTTTACAAGTCCGCCGAACACGCGGGCGGGGATCGCGACAATCCCATGCTGGGTTTCGACCTCGCCACGCTGTTCATTCCCGGATCGCAGCTTTACGGCAGCTGGCTGATCGACGATATCGACTTCACCCTCTGGGGCAGTGAATGGTGGGGAAACAAGTTCATCTGGCAGGGCGGCGTACTCAATTCCTCCCTCCTCCCCAACACCGATATCGGTGTGGAATACACGCGTATCGAGCCTTACGTGTACACACATCGCCTGGCGGGAAATCAGTACACGCACAATGGCGACGCACTCGGACTCGAACTCGCGCCAAACAGCGACGAGTGGTATCTGTCATTGCGGCACTGGCTGAGCGCGGAGCTCTGGCTGCAGCTTGAGCTGCATCGCCGGCGTCATGGACGCAATGAGGTCGACGCCGACGGCGCGATACTCGTCAATCACGGCGGTGACATTTACGAATCGCTGGATTACGCCCGCGACTCACAGACCGCGCCTTTCCTCGACGGTCCCCTCGACCAGTCGACCATCCTATCCCTCACCCTCCGCTACGAACCCGTCCGCAACCTCATCCTCCGCAGCACCCTCCGCTACCGGGACATCACCTCCGAGCTGGATGGAGATAAAAGTGATGTTTATGGGGCGTTGTTGCTGGCAGTGGAGTTGTAG